The sequence CAGCTTAACAGCGCCATCAACCCGGACAGTGAAAAGCGGCGCCCCTTCGTCGCGCTCGCTATGCGCTGCCAGATATGGCGAATGTTAGACCGCAACGAGAGCGAGACAGGATATCGCCGACATGAACTCGATCCGCATCGCGGAATCCGACGACGAAATTGCACGGTGCTTCGCGGTCATGCAGCAGCTTCGCACTCATCTCATCGAAGGCGAGTTCGTCCCGACGGTGCGGCGGCAACAGATCAATGGATACCGACTCGTGTACCTCGAGGAGCGAGGTCAGGTACGCTCGGTCGCAGGCTATCGATTGATCGAGAATCTTGCCAATGGTCGGATCCTATACGTAGACGATCTCGTGACCGATGCAGCCTGCCGGTCTCGGGGTTATGGCAAAGCTCTCCTTGCTTGGCTCGTCCAGCGCGCGAGAGAGCACGGTTGCCGCACGCTGGAACTCGACTCTGCAGTCCAACGC comes from Armatimonadota bacterium and encodes:
- a CDS encoding GNAT family N-acetyltransferase encodes the protein MNSIRIAESDDEIARCFAVMQQLRTHLIEGEFVPTVRRQQINGYRLVYLEERGQVRSVAGYRLIENLANGRILYVDDLVTDAACRSRGYGKALLAWLVQRAREHGCRTLELDSAVQRSDAHRFYLANGMVISSYHFRLKL